The following nucleotide sequence is from Pangasianodon hypophthalmus isolate fPanHyp1 chromosome 8, fPanHyp1.pri, whole genome shotgun sequence.
AAGATATTAGAGGTGGTACCGGGAGAGGAGGAACAGGCACTCATGCTCTCCCACACCCAGGCGTACAAGTTGCTGGGCAAGGTGAACATGTGCAAGGCAGCTGGGTCGGACAACATTCCCAGACGCATCCTAAGACTATGTGCCTCAGAGCTGACAAACATTGCTATGAATATTTTTAACCTCTCCATGGTCCCATCCTGCTTCAAAACCGCCACAATCATCCCTGCCCTGAAGAAATCCCACGTTTCTTGTCTCAGTGACTACAGACTAGTAGCTCTCACTCCTGTTATAGTGAAGTGCTTTGAGGGCCTGGTCAAAGTCATATACTTAGCTTGATTCCAACATCTCTTGACCCACTACTGTTAGCTTACCAAAACAACAGGTCCACAAAAGATGCCATCTCACTCACTGTGCACACCACCTCACTCACCTGGAAAAGAAGGACAGCTATGTCAGAATACTTTTCATTGACTATAACTTGGCTTTTAACACCATAATTCTCTCCAAACTCATGACCAAACTCCACAACCTCGTACTTTCTCACTGGCAGACCCCAGGCTGTTCGACTCAGCAGGTGCACCTTCAGCACTCTCATTATGAAGGCACCCCTCAAGGCTGCATCCTCTGTCCCATGCTCTACACCCTCTTCACACGTGACTGTGTCGCCACCCATGCAGACAATATCAATGTCAAATCTGCAGATGATACAACAGTCATTGGCCTGATCACAGGGAATGACAAGATGGCCAACAGGAGAGAACTGATCACAAGGTGTGTAAACAACAACCTCACACTTAACATCACTAGAACCAGAGTGATAGTTGTGGACCAGAAGAGGGAAGCAACAACACCAGCCACTGAGGATCAGGGACTCTGAGGTGGAGAGAGTGGACAGCTACAAGTTCCTGGGCGTCCACCTCAGTGAGGACCTGAGCTGGACGAAGCCTGAGGAAGTTCAGTATGTGACCAGCGATCCTCAGCAACTTCTACACGTGCACCATGGAGAACGAACTGACCTGCGATATTGCTGGGTAGTTCAGCAGCTGCACTGGTCAGGACAGGTAGGCTCTGCAGCAAGTGCTCAAACTGCACATCATGTGTTCCATCTCCTCAAGTCTGTCAGGAGCTACCGGAGTACGGGGGCCAGGACAGCCAGACGTCGGGACAGTCTCTACCCCCAGGCCATCAGATTCATCAATAACTGCCACCCCTTCCCACTTCCACCTGGGACCCTGCCTCACACACAGTGAAAGGTATCACTGGTGACTGttgcaatgcacacacactttactgtacACATGACTCTTTAAGCACCACATACTCTACACTTCAACagtctggtttatacttgaaTTGCAACATTGCACACATACTCTACTCACTGCGCATATGGTGGAATATTTATATACTATTGTTCTagcactttttatatttctcttgagtatttgtgtttttctacTTAATTTTATGCAGCATCCAGAGGAGTGTAAATAAAGTAACAATTTAATTGTGTCGGCCCACAGCACATATAACAATAAAGTGTCTCTCCATGTGGTACTGCACAGTATCCGACTGCAACACCCTACAGTggattgtgagaacagctgaaaagatcattgGGGTCTCTCTACCCAGCATCAATGTCTCTTACAGCAACCGCTAgatccacaaagccaccagcataATGGACGTCCCCTCTCACCCGTCCCATGGACTCTTCatcctcctgccatctggcagaaggtacaagAGCATctgtgccaccaccagcagactccgaaacagtttcttccctgaggtattcagattactcaacaccctgctgtcTCCCAATGCTCACGTGGGatagtcaaacacctaacccagtgTGACTCAAAAacactgcacacctgcactttacaaagctgcatcagtcACTTTATGTTTatggaacttgttttgcagccagTATTACTGCTATACTTATTGCCGCTACAGAACttaatagtttatagttacagcctatgttctgtgtatttactgtccagtgtatttattgttctgtgcacttactgtcctgcactcatctcacactattgtgtatttgcactttatgtaggcTTGcatactgttatgtgttgcacaatggtcctggagaaatgacattttgttccaGTGTGTACAAGCTATATAGAAGAATGACAGTAAATCCTCTTTGACATGACTTGAAACAGACAGCCCAAACCATAGGCTACATACTGTATCTGCTGCTGTTCTTGTCATCCCCTGAATATTACAGAATGTGCCTTTGAGGCCCCATGTGTTTTTGAGGCCTTGCTGCTTAGGAAAAgcttctctctgttctctctgtgttaaACCGTAATGGAAACTTAGTGGTGAATCTTTGGCCATACTTCTTTTTCGCTGTATCTGAGTTGGTTTATGAAATTTTCTGCCAattaaaacagctctgactctgaATTACTGTGAATTCCAGGTCGACTCACAGCATCAGTGGTCGCAGGTGACACAGAAGGGCACGACATCAGGAAAAAAGGCCACTGGAGATGCTCTTTAATACGTCaagtgtgtactgtatgtgcactCAGACTCAAGTAAGACTGAAATGTTGCAAGCTGCCACTAGGTGCCACTAGTGGCTTGTGAATGGGGAGGAGTGTATGGAAGTGTATTGcatgtaaaagtaaaatatccaactcatatgtacattttttttttcaaattcaataATGACTTTTCCATTTGCCATTTGGTATGCTACTATAGAACTTACATTTATACAGACACttgcaaaattaaaatgtagtaCAAACTGCCTGTGATAATTTAAgtgcatacatgcatacaccATGCATGCATGGTGTCAAATTAAtcatcaaattattattttgttataagCTATGCATTTGTACTTCATAGTGAAGCACGGACCTAGTCCAACATGCTAGAAAGATGGAAATATTCTGATGTAAAGAAAAAAGCCCCTCCTTTTTTGTTAATTCTTGTTAATGTGCTGATTCTCTAGCAAGATGAATTTGAATGTGTATTCTGAGCTGATTGTGTCTTTATTTGCAGTCAGCCCACCAGCCCATCTACAATATGTGACTCTGCTTCAGCAGTGAGAAGAACATTTTACACAGAATcccacacatatacatgcacactggatttttcttttgtctgaCTGTTTTCTCTTGTACTGGACTGTTACTATAATGACTCTCTGCAAGAGAGTCTCATCTCAGAGCATCTCATAGCAGCTCATAGAAATATCTGCAAAAAAAGCTggaaaatgttcagaaaatatgctttaaaattaaaatatggtAAATTAGAAACGAGTGATGCAAATTTTGAAACCAgcttcattattttattgttgtttcaaaaccaaaaacaattttattagCTGTAATGATTTCTGCCTTTGAATACAAAACACCACATATATCCAGTATAATCATTAAAGACATCctggtggaaaaaagaaagactccCTGCAGTGGGACATTGTTTAGGAAAATGTCATCActgcttttgctgtttttggGCATGCCTATGCTTCTTCCTCAGCATGTGtttcacctttttttctgtcttaggATCAAGGCAGAATTTCTTCATTCCCACATACAAGctgaaaattaaagaaattagaATTAAATCAAGCTGTATCAAacttaatagtaaaaaaaatacaaaaatagatggttgaaatgtttgaaaatggTTAGGATTTCTTTCCAACTCAGGCAAGCTTGTCCACTTACACCAGCGCTTTAAGTTCACATGGTCCAGCATCTGACTGAATGGCATATTTCTGagctttttttaatatgtgCTGGTTAATCTTATCTGTAGTGCCTACGCAGCATGATGGGATGCGTCCTGCTGGAAAACAATATCAGGTATTTTACATTCTAGTACTATATACGACtaactacattttttaaaaaacaggaaTTAGCACAACACAGTATCTTTGGTAGGAAGACAGTGTATCTCAATGGTTACTTTGGCACATAcatgttttccttttgtattaCAAATAAgagaatatacactcaccatccagtTCAATAACTCAtctatgcagttatccaatcagccaatcatgtggcacaatgcaaaaaatcatgtaggtacaggtcaagagctttagttaatattcatgtcaaacatcagaatttggaaaaaaagtgatttctttgactttgatcgtggcatggatgttggtgccagatgggctggtttgagtatttca
It contains:
- the ccl27a gene encoding C-C motif chemokine 27a isoform X2 encodes the protein MERRTAAVLLLLLCAIIFITAEGRIPSCCVGTTDKINQHILKKAQKYAIQSDAGPCELKALVLYVGMKKFCLDPKTEKKVKHMLRKKHRHAQKQQKQ
- the ccl27a gene encoding C-C motif chemokine 27a isoform X1 is translated as MERRTAAVLLLLLCAIIFITAEAGRIPSCCVGTTDKINQHILKKAQKYAIQSDAGPCELKALVLYVGMKKFCLDPKTEKKVKHMLRKKHRHAQKQQKQ